Proteins encoded together in one Desulfovibrio sp. UCD-KL4C window:
- the hpnA gene encoding hopanoid-associated sugar epimerase, which translates to MHVLVTGATGLIGSNLVPILIKQGYKVRALVRDPQKAKLSLNDNVEIYHGHLNDEKAIETALKGCKYLFHLAADYRLWVPDPQSMYHTNVDGTRLLMEKALETGTERIVYTSSVCTLGWSHDGNPVNEELVSSLKDMISPYKKSKFLAEKAVSRMIREKGLPAVIVSPSTPVGPGDSRPTPTGSMILNTARDGGRFYADTGLNIAHVQDIARGHLLALEKGTIGRRYILGGDNLHLKELFKITAEAAGKPGPMCKVPPSVLYPIAIISELLARLNLIKEPVATLDSIRMASKIMFYSSKRAEKELGYTHRPAIEAVEDSIKWFRENDMLD; encoded by the coding sequence ATGCATGTACTTGTCACCGGCGCAACCGGACTTATAGGCTCCAATCTTGTACCTATCCTAATCAAGCAGGGCTACAAAGTCAGGGCTCTTGTTCGTGATCCCCAAAAAGCCAAGCTATCTCTAAATGATAATGTAGAAATATACCACGGTCATTTAAATGATGAAAAAGCAATTGAAACAGCTCTAAAGGGTTGCAAATACCTTTTTCACCTTGCCGCAGACTATCGGCTATGGGTTCCTGACCCGCAATCAATGTACCACACCAATGTAGACGGAACTCGCCTACTAATGGAAAAAGCTCTTGAAACTGGGACTGAACGGATTGTCTACACATCAAGCGTCTGCACACTGGGATGGAGCCACGATGGGAACCCAGTTAATGAAGAACTTGTTTCCAGTCTTAAGGACATGATCAGCCCGTATAAAAAATCAAAATTTTTAGCAGAAAAGGCTGTATCCAGAATGATTCGCGAGAAAGGTCTTCCTGCGGTCATTGTTAGTCCATCTACCCCTGTCGGGCCCGGCGATTCCCGCCCCACGCCCACAGGTTCCATGATTCTAAACACCGCCCGTGACGGTGGAAGATTCTATGCTGATACAGGTTTGAACATTGCACATGTTCAAGATATTGCACGCGGCCACCTGCTGGCACTAGAAAAAGGAACTATCGGACGGAGATACATTCTTGGCGGTGACAACCTTCATCTGAAAGAACTTTTTAAGATAACTGCCGAGGCTGCAGGGAAGCCTGGTCCAATGTGCAAAGTTCCGCCATCGGTCCTCTATCCTATTGCAATCATCAGTGAATTGCTTGCCCGTCTTAATCTTATAAAAGAACCTGTAGCCACTTTAGACAGCATCCGCATGGCCAGCAAAATAATGTTTTACAGTTCAAAAAGGGCAGAGAAAGAACTCGGCTATACGCATCGCCCAGCAATTGAGGCTGTTGAAGATTCTATCAAATGGTTCAGAGAAAACGACATGCTTGATTAG
- a CDS encoding EVE domain-containing protein translates to MIKYWLMKSEPGCYSIDDLAAEDNQITPWDGVRNYQARNFMKNDMELGDMVLFYHSVKNPSVVGLAEVVRESYPDFTAWNPDDPHFDPKSPEDNPRWFMVDVKFVEKFSNPLPLKFLRTVKGLEGMELLRKGSRLSVMPVSGGEFEIICKIARES, encoded by the coding sequence ATGATTAAATACTGGCTTATGAAGTCAGAACCGGGATGTTATTCTATTGACGATCTTGCTGCTGAAGATAATCAGATAACTCCTTGGGATGGTGTTCGTAATTATCAAGCCCGAAATTTTATGAAGAATGATATGGAGCTTGGTGATATGGTACTTTTTTATCATAGCGTTAAAAATCCTTCAGTAGTTGGCCTTGCTGAAGTGGTTAGAGAGAGCTACCCTGATTTTACAGCTTGGAATCCTGATGATCCTCATTTTGATCCCAAGTCTCCTGAAGATAATCCACGCTGGTTTATGGTGGATGTTAAATTTGTTGAAAAATTTTCAAATCCTTTGCCTTTAAAATTTTTGCGAACAGTTAAAGGGCTAGAGGGGATGGAACTTCTCAGGAAGGGATCAAGACTTTCTGTCATGCCAGTATCAGGAGGAGAATTTGAAATTATTTGTAAGATAGCAAGGGAGTCGTAA
- the msrB gene encoding peptide-methionine (R)-S-oxide reductase MsrB, producing the protein MKIKKMESLSLSVLIILAIGIFPPWFVSSVEAKMENETKLKVATVAGGCFWCVESDLEKVSGVEKVISGYAGGNVDNPTYEQVSSGSTGHREAVQIFFDPKQISYEKILDIFMKHHDPTDSGGSFNDRGFQYTSAIFYSDENQKKIAEKVVAEFDQSGQFEKPVATQLIPFTEFFDAEGYHQDYYKKNPVRYNWYRYLSGRDTFIKDTWGDEVDVATPPVQEGAYTRPSDKELEKKLTPIQFEVTRKSGTEPAFKNEYWDNHKEGIYVDIISGEALFSSTDKFESGTGWPSFIRPIDDENIIEREDDTFFTKRTEVRSKKADSHLGHVFADGPAPTGLRYCINSASLKFIPKEELKEKGYEKYLNLFK; encoded by the coding sequence ATGAAAATTAAAAAAATGGAATCACTCAGTTTATCTGTTTTAATAATACTCGCCATCGGAATTTTTCCGCCTTGGTTTGTAAGTAGTGTGGAGGCTAAAATGGAAAATGAAACTAAACTTAAAGTTGCCACCGTTGCTGGAGGATGTTTCTGGTGCGTAGAATCTGATCTGGAAAAAGTATCAGGTGTTGAGAAAGTCATTTCCGGATATGCAGGAGGAAATGTTGATAATCCTACGTATGAGCAAGTCAGTTCGGGGAGTACTGGCCATCGAGAGGCTGTGCAGATTTTCTTTGACCCGAAGCAGATAAGTTATGAAAAAATTCTTGATATATTTATGAAGCATCATGATCCAACTGATTCGGGAGGATCATTTAATGACCGTGGTTTTCAATACACTTCAGCAATCTTTTATAGTGATGAAAATCAGAAAAAAATTGCAGAGAAGGTGGTTGCAGAATTTGATCAATCCGGACAATTTGAAAAGCCTGTTGCAACTCAGCTGATACCGTTTACTGAGTTTTTTGATGCTGAAGGGTATCATCAGGATTACTATAAAAAGAATCCTGTGCGTTACAATTGGTATCGGTATCTTTCTGGAAGGGATACTTTTATTAAGGATACTTGGGGAGATGAGGTTGATGTCGCTACTCCTCCTGTTCAGGAAGGAGCTTATACAAGGCCGAGTGACAAAGAACTTGAAAAGAAACTTACTCCTATTCAGTTTGAAGTTACGCGTAAGAGCGGAACAGAGCCTGCCTTTAAAAATGAATATTGGGATAACCATAAAGAAGGTATCTATGTAGATATTATTTCAGGTGAAGCTTTGTTCAGTTCTACGGATAAGTTTGAATCAGGCACAGGATGGCCTAGTTTTATTCGACCAATTGATGATGAAAATATAATTGAGCGCGAAGATGATACCTTTTTTACGAAGCGTACAGAAGTTCGCTCAAAAAAAGCGGATTCTCACCTTGGTCATGTCTTTGCGGATGGCCCTGCTCCGACAGGACTCCGTTATTGTATTAATTCAGCTTCATTGAAATTCATTCCAAAGGAAGAGTTGAAAGAGAAAGGATATGAAAAGTATCTTAACTTATTTAAATAA
- a CDS encoding glycosyltransferase family A protein, with translation MTLLSIIIPNYNYGRFADRFFSSVIAQIMDFQKVEILFVDDGSSDNSIEQAQKWAEKIECEKFEILRPPRTGKPGLVRNYGLERAKGDFLICIDPDDLLHPEFLSICLETLNQNPKTDLVYTNYLENRLNGSREVHLPKFSKAHLRTQNTLSPSAMYRRKLWDSGIRYRANTAYEDWDYWVQCLMIGATFQLIPKVLYTYEVHENNFSIKAVIDDGRAKVQIVLNNPSFFHPMVVNWAKDHLRGRMHAAAFQRGYIPRPEDIKALLKII, from the coding sequence ATGACGCTACTTTCGATCATTATACCAAATTATAATTACGGGCGGTTTGCTGATAGATTTTTCAGTTCTGTCATAGCTCAAATTATGGATTTTCAAAAAGTAGAGATACTTTTTGTGGATGACGGAAGTTCCGACAATTCAATTGAGCAGGCGCAGAAATGGGCTGAAAAGATTGAGTGCGAGAAGTTTGAAATACTGAGACCGCCTAGAACAGGAAAACCAGGGCTTGTCCGTAATTATGGTCTTGAACGGGCGAAAGGCGATTTTTTAATATGCATTGATCCTGACGATCTTCTCCATCCAGAATTTTTATCGATATGTCTTGAAACTCTTAATCAGAATCCTAAGACAGATCTTGTCTATACCAACTATCTTGAAAACCGTTTGAACGGTTCGCGAGAAGTTCATCTCCCTAAATTCAGTAAAGCCCATTTACGAACTCAAAATACATTATCACCTTCTGCTATGTATCGCCGTAAATTATGGGACAGTGGTATAAGATATAGAGCTAATACAGCCTATGAAGACTGGGACTACTGGGTGCAATGTTTAATGATCGGTGCCACATTTCAATTAATTCCTAAAGTTCTGTACACTTACGAAGTTCATGAAAATAATTTTTCTATCAAGGCCGTTATAGATGACGGCAGGGCCAAGGTGCAGATTGTGCTTAATAATCCATCCTTTTTTCATCCCATGGTGGTAAACTGGGCAAAGGATCACTTGCGAGGTAGGATGCATGCTGCTGCATTTCAACGCGGATACATCCCTCGACCGGAAGATATTAAGGCTCTCTTAAAAATAATTTAA
- a CDS encoding DUF3100 domain-containing protein, which translates to MNDAVKNVKLHLLVLALVVISELIGIITFKVGPGKLVLLPLLYAMAIGIFTGPKFLKIAKDKDMFQASTLVGLALLLLMAKYGTLVGPKFYDILKAGPALVLQEFGNLATLIIGVPLAMFLGLKRETVGAAHSIAREPNVALIGDIYGLDSAEGRGVMGVYICGTVFGTIFFGVMASFLAAFQIFHPYALAMASGVGSASMMTAAVGTLSASYPAMAEQIQALGVASNTLSGLDGVYMSLILALPLSNKLYSYIYKLKYKTSAENV; encoded by the coding sequence ATGAATGATGCAGTGAAAAATGTGAAGTTACACCTGCTCGTGTTAGCATTGGTGGTAATTTCGGAGTTAATTGGAATTATTACATTCAAAGTAGGACCGGGGAAACTCGTTCTTCTGCCTCTGTTGTATGCAATGGCTATAGGGATCTTTACTGGTCCTAAATTCTTAAAAATTGCTAAAGATAAAGATATGTTTCAGGCAAGTACACTTGTCGGGCTTGCTTTGCTTCTGCTTATGGCAAAATATGGAACACTTGTCGGTCCTAAATTTTACGACATATTGAAAGCCGGACCTGCTCTTGTTTTGCAGGAGTTCGGTAACTTAGCGACTTTAATTATCGGTGTTCCGCTGGCTATGTTCCTCGGGCTTAAGCGTGAAACTGTTGGTGCAGCACATTCTATCGCCCGCGAGCCTAACGTTGCTCTTATCGGAGATATTTACGGACTTGATTCAGCAGAGGGACGCGGCGTAATGGGCGTTTATATCTGTGGAACTGTTTTCGGTACAATATTCTTTGGAGTTATGGCTTCTTTCCTTGCTGCATTCCAAATTTTCCATCCTTATGCTTTGGCAATGGCTTCCGGTGTAGGTAGTGCGAGTATGATGACAGCTGCAGTCGGTACTTTAAGTGCAAGTTACCCTGCAATGGCTGAACAGATTCAGGCCTTAGGTGTAGCAAGTAACACTCTCTCTGGTCTTGACGGTGTTTACATGTCTTTAATTCTTGCTCTTCCTCTCTCTAATAAGCTTTACAGCTATATCTACAAGCTTAAGTACAAAACCAGTGCGGAGAATGTATAA
- a CDS encoding amidohydrolase translates to MALNANVVALLDEFKDIRHQIHQHPEVGLETAQTAALVKSKLDEYGISYENIGVNSLVAKITGKEGDTTVAFRVDMDGLEMSEENDFAYKSQVEGRMHACGHDGHCTSLIALAAYLSKNRDFNGTVLLLFQSGEEGYEGALRVIEDSFFDKYKVDYIFGFHAWPGLASGKIAVHNGACMASEDRFEVMVTGKSGHASMPHVCNEPFAAVADIIKGLQTIVGRKVPSHERGVVSITQVHGGSLRNGIPDNVMVQGNVRTCNEDVQDLIEESIAQTVAGASAIYGVKGVLDYVRKHPVLINSTPNVAIKAAEKVVGSENVVTDLESSMAAEDFAFFMKHTKGCYVWIGNGVDSPPLHNSKFDFNDEILPIAASFFIEVINELL, encoded by the coding sequence ATGGCATTGAATGCGAATGTGGTTGCATTGCTGGATGAGTTTAAAGACATACGCCATCAGATTCACCAGCACCCTGAAGTAGGTCTTGAAACAGCTCAGACTGCCGCTTTGGTTAAATCAAAGCTGGATGAATACGGTATTTCTTATGAAAATATCGGAGTTAATTCTCTTGTGGCTAAAATCACCGGTAAAGAAGGCGATACAACTGTAGCTTTCAGGGTGGACATGGATGGGCTTGAGATGAGCGAAGAAAATGACTTCGCTTATAAATCGCAAGTTGAAGGCCGCATGCATGCGTGCGGACACGACGGTCATTGTACTTCGCTGATTGCACTTGCCGCCTATCTCTCTAAAAACAGAGATTTCAACGGTACTGTTCTGTTGCTCTTTCAGTCAGGAGAAGAAGGCTATGAAGGCGCGTTACGTGTCATTGAAGATTCCTTTTTTGATAAGTATAAAGTCGATTATATATTTGGCTTCCATGCATGGCCGGGCCTAGCTTCCGGTAAAATAGCCGTTCACAACGGTGCATGTATGGCTTCTGAAGATCGTTTTGAAGTTATGGTGACAGGTAAAAGTGGTCATGCATCTATGCCTCATGTCTGTAACGAACCTTTTGCCGCAGTTGCGGATATTATTAAAGGTCTGCAGACAATCGTAGGACGCAAAGTTCCTTCACATGAGCGCGGAGTTGTCAGCATAACTCAGGTTCACGGCGGCAGTCTGCGTAATGGTATCCCTGATAATGTTATGGTTCAGGGAAACGTTCGTACTTGTAATGAAGATGTGCAGGATTTAATTGAAGAATCAATAGCACAGACAGTTGCAGGAGCTTCTGCAATCTATGGAGTAAAAGGGGTGCTGGACTATGTCCGTAAACATCCTGTTCTTATAAATTCCACTCCTAACGTTGCAATCAAAGCGGCTGAAAAAGTTGTTGGCTCAGAAAACGTTGTGACAGATTTAGAGTCATCAATGGCGGCCGAAGATTTTGCCTTCTTTATGAAGCATACCAAAGGTTGTTATGTGTGGATCGGAAACGGCGTGGATTCGCCTCCGCTGCATAACAGTAAGTTTGACTTCAACGATGAAATCCTGCCTATTGCGGCAAGCTTTTTTATCGAAGTGATTAATGAGCTTTTATAA
- a CDS encoding multidrug resistance efflux transporter family protein — protein MKIIMIGILAAFFFSTTFVLNRAMSLDGGHWVWSASLRYFWMLGFLSAGLFAVRRKLFIETLKLYCRHWLFWTIAGGVGFGLFYALLSFSASYAPGWVVATTWQTTILATPIVLLLFGKKIPLRAMLLTLIIFAGVLLVNVEQAGSNPLSEILLGAIPVFIAAFAYPFGNQMVWEARQGGSRLIPHLDSPPMDDPFCRVLLLTLGSLPLWAVLIVVLSPPQPAVNQILNTALVAIFSGVVATSLFLYARNKATSAAELAAADCTQSMEVVFSLLGEVFLLGGALPGVIGWTGIALTMLGLVLYIRVQNVR, from the coding sequence ATGAAAATTATAATGATCGGTATTTTGGCCGCATTCTTTTTCAGTACAACTTTTGTTTTGAATCGGGCAATGAGTCTTGATGGAGGACACTGGGTCTGGTCAGCAAGTCTTCGTTATTTCTGGATGTTGGGATTCTTGTCTGCAGGGCTTTTTGCAGTCAGGCGAAAACTTTTTATTGAAACTTTGAAACTGTATTGTCGACATTGGCTTTTTTGGACCATAGCCGGAGGAGTCGGTTTCGGGCTGTTTTACGCTTTGTTATCATTTAGTGCTTCCTACGCACCCGGATGGGTAGTTGCCACAACATGGCAGACAACTATTTTAGCTACTCCGATAGTACTACTGCTTTTTGGTAAGAAAATACCGTTGCGAGCCATGCTTTTAACCTTAATAATTTTTGCAGGAGTCTTGCTCGTAAATGTTGAGCAAGCCGGATCAAACCCATTAAGTGAAATTCTGTTGGGAGCTATTCCGGTTTTTATTGCAGCTTTCGCCTATCCGTTCGGGAATCAGATGGTATGGGAAGCTCGGCAGGGAGGCTCGCGCTTAATTCCTCACCTTGATAGTCCTCCCATGGATGATCCGTTTTGTAGAGTGCTGCTTTTGACATTAGGTTCGCTTCCACTATGGGCAGTGCTTATAGTTGTATTATCGCCTCCACAACCTGCTGTGAATCAGATTTTAAATACCGCTTTAGTTGCCATTTTTTCTGGAGTGGTTGCTACGAGTTTGTTTCTTTATGCTCGAAACAAAGCCACTTCTGCCGCAGAACTGGCTGCGGCAGATTGTACTCAATCAATGGAAGTGGTTTTTTCTTTGCTAGGTGAAGTTTTTTTGCTTGGCGGAGCATTGCCGGGGGTGATCGGATGGACGGGTATTGCGCTCACCATGCTCGGCTTAGTCCTTTATATCAGAGTACAAAATGTTCGTTAA
- a CDS encoding cysteine hydrolase family protein, with protein MNKKALILIDIQNDYFPGGKMELKKSKVAGKNAAKVLNFFREKKLPIIHVQHESVKDGSTFFISGTYGMEFHSLVKPEEGEHVIVKHFPNSFRETKLGELLTKLGITDLTIAGMMSNMCVDATTRAAFDFGYSCTVVHDGCAAAALRFNGEKVSDGKVHASFMAALGSVYAKMVSTDDLIDELGSN; from the coding sequence ATGAATAAAAAAGCACTAATCCTTATTGATATCCAGAATGACTACTTCCCTGGTGGTAAAATGGAACTGAAAAAGAGCAAAGTTGCCGGAAAAAATGCAGCTAAAGTTTTAAATTTTTTCAGGGAAAAAAAACTTCCAATCATTCATGTGCAACATGAATCTGTTAAAGATGGATCAACCTTTTTTATATCCGGCACATATGGAATGGAATTTCATTCACTGGTTAAGCCAGAAGAGGGAGAACATGTAATTGTAAAGCATTTTCCGAACAGCTTTCGCGAAACTAAGCTTGGAGAACTGCTGACTAAACTCGGTATTACAGACTTAACCATCGCTGGAATGATGAGTAATATGTGTGTTGATGCAACAACTAGAGCAGCATTTGATTTTGGATACTCCTGCACCGTAGTTCACGACGGATGCGCCGCAGCAGCGCTTAGATTTAATGGAGAAAAAGTATCAGACGGCAAGGTTCACGCATCATTCATGGCAGCTCTTGGTTCGGTTTACGCAAAAATGGTTTCAACGGATGATCTTATAGATGAATTAGGCTCGAATTAA
- a CDS encoding VacJ family lipoprotein yields the protein MMTTSIKILLLLCVLSLIPACATIQKNDPTMTLPPTRFMTPVSHSPTSANITREEADLAFLNVYDPWGPMNRNIYAFNALFDRAIFLPATDLYTTVLPAPVRKGVSNTINNMNELNAILNSSLQGRGEKALRSCYRVLINSTFGVLGIFDVATGWGIERVITSSADTLGVWGLGDGPYVVLPLFGPSNVRDSVGLAADSALLWVETVQLYDLLKIKDGRTLIGAVDATIRGLNLRANTPFRYYQTGSPFEYDLIRFLYSTKRKLDIEKQ from the coding sequence ATGATGACTACCAGCATAAAAATTCTATTATTGCTCTGCGTTCTTTCACTTATCCCTGCCTGCGCGACTATTCAAAAAAATGACCCTACGATGACACTGCCGCCGACACGCTTTATGACTCCAGTGTCACACTCTCCCACATCTGCAAACATAACGCGTGAAGAAGCAGACTTGGCATTCCTAAATGTTTACGATCCATGGGGACCGATGAACCGCAACATCTATGCCTTTAATGCTTTATTCGACCGAGCCATATTCCTCCCTGCGACAGATTTATATACAACGGTTCTTCCCGCACCGGTTCGCAAAGGAGTTAGTAATACCATTAATAATATGAACGAACTTAATGCTATCCTGAACAGTTCCCTGCAAGGACGTGGAGAAAAAGCTTTAAGATCATGCTACCGCGTGCTTATAAATTCAACATTTGGCGTTTTAGGAATATTTGATGTGGCAACGGGCTGGGGAATTGAAAGAGTTATTACAAGTTCGGCTGACACGCTGGGAGTTTGGGGACTCGGAGACGGACCATATGTTGTTCTACCATTGTTCGGCCCTTCCAATGTTCGAGACTCAGTAGGACTTGCCGCAGATTCGGCTTTGCTCTGGGTGGAAACAGTACAACTCTATGATCTGCTTAAAATAAAAGATGGAAGAACTCTTATCGGGGCTGTTGATGCGACAATACGAGGACTAAATTTACGGGCCAATACTCCTTTCAGATACTATCAGACAGGTTCACCATTCGAATATGACCTTATACGTTTCCTCTATTCCACAAAGCGTAAACTGGATATTGAAAAGCAATAG
- a CDS encoding alpha/beta hydrolase fold domain-containing protein codes for MICITIFFLILFFYTSSFGSTTNATAKFPIVDPYKATIFGTPPNLIQTFSEPANTKKCEIEIEDRRIPSIFWYSKEFNYTTAMQEEKAPLLFIIAGTGSEHNSTKMKFLVQLFYAAGFHIVALSSPTHMNFVVSASRYAAPGYVPNDVEDLYRVMKWIKVELEDEYEISGYEITGYSLGAMHSAFIAHLDETRKDFSFSKVLMINPPVNLYNTALRFDSWLTPENLGGKKPRQVIDELIHSFSEMYLNTDVTDFDDNFLYALSNHNNFSKMDLKAIIAASFRMSSANMIFTSDVCINAGYIVPVSKHLSTGDNLLPYTKIAAAITFKRYVDEYLLPYQQFITPGITKEELIRHCSLKSIEEYLKTSKKIFVLGNLDDVILDKSEVDFLQKTFGSRAVFFAHGGHCGNIMFKPFAAKAQEMLK; via the coding sequence GTGATATGCATTACAATTTTTTTCTTAATACTTTTTTTTTACACATCATCTTTCGGATCTACCACAAACGCCACAGCCAAATTTCCTATAGTTGATCCATACAAGGCTACCATCTTTGGAACTCCACCGAACCTGATTCAAACTTTTTCTGAACCTGCCAACACTAAAAAATGTGAAATAGAAATAGAAGATCGCAGAATCCCGAGTATTTTTTGGTATAGTAAAGAGTTTAATTACACCACAGCTATGCAGGAAGAAAAAGCTCCGCTTCTATTTATTATAGCCGGAACAGGTTCAGAACATAACTCTACAAAAATGAAATTTTTAGTACAGCTTTTTTACGCTGCTGGATTTCATATTGTGGCACTTTCATCACCAACCCATATGAATTTTGTTGTCAGTGCATCAAGATATGCAGCGCCAGGCTATGTTCCAAATGATGTTGAAGATTTATACCGCGTTATGAAATGGATCAAAGTCGAACTTGAGGATGAATACGAAATCAGCGGTTATGAAATCACCGGATACAGTCTCGGAGCTATGCACTCAGCATTTATTGCTCACCTTGATGAAACACGCAAAGACTTCTCTTTTAGCAAAGTGCTGATGATCAATCCTCCTGTAAACCTTTATAACACTGCACTGCGTTTTGATTCATGGCTTACTCCTGAAAACCTCGGCGGCAAAAAACCGCGCCAAGTCATTGACGAATTGATTCACTCTTTTTCAGAAATGTATCTGAATACAGATGTAACCGACTTTGATGATAACTTTCTTTATGCATTATCTAATCATAACAATTTTTCAAAAATGGACCTTAAAGCCATTATTGCCGCATCATTTAGAATGAGTTCTGCAAATATGATTTTCACCTCTGATGTATGCATAAATGCCGGATATATTGTCCCTGTCAGCAAACACTTGTCTACCGGAGACAACCTGCTGCCTTATACAAAAATTGCAGCTGCAATCACTTTTAAAAGGTACGTAGATGAATATCTGCTGCCGTATCAACAATTTATTACGCCGGGCATAACAAAAGAAGAACTCATTCGTCATTGCAGCTTGAAGAGCATTGAAGAGTATCTTAAAACTTCAAAGAAAATTTTTGTACTGGGAAATCTGGACGATGTTATTCTGGATAAAAGTGAAGTAGATTTTCTGCAAAAAACATTCGGTAGCAGAGCTGTGTTTTTCGCTCATGGCGGACACTGCGGAAACATCATGTTCAAACCTTTTGCGGCTAAAGCGCAGGAGATGCTGAAATGA
- a CDS encoding MarR family winged helix-turn-helix transcriptional regulator, with translation MRKVEDIMPNMCELGRVLVKYSMIERRAFDFGVGMDLYPAEIHTISTINRMGPSGVNDIALESGVTKGAVSQLVTKLVKKGLLEKESDPENGARVIVKLTSLGKKASKNHHDFHLEHDQVFINYLRSMDDKELSKFDDLCVEMNKWMDNYSK, from the coding sequence ATGCGTAAAGTTGAAGATATAATGCCGAATATGTGTGAACTTGGCAGAGTGTTAGTAAAATACTCAATGATTGAGCGTAGAGCTTTTGATTTTGGAGTAGGTATGGACCTTTATCCAGCTGAAATCCATACTATTTCTACCATTAATAGGATGGGACCAAGCGGGGTGAATGATATTGCTCTAGAATCTGGAGTGACAAAGGGAGCCGTTTCGCAACTGGTAACAAAACTGGTTAAGAAAGGGTTGCTTGAGAAAGAAAGTGATCCTGAAAATGGTGCACGTGTAATTGTTAAGCTTACTTCTTTAGGTAAAAAAGCAAGTAAGAATCATCATGATTTTCATTTGGAACATGATCAGGTTTTCATTAATTACTTAAGATCCATGGATGACAAAGAGCTTAGCAAGTTTGATGATCTTTGTGTTGAGATGAATAAATGGATGGATAATTACTCAAAATAA
- a CDS encoding class I SAM-dependent methyltransferase: MNIPFPNESFTPVTDIILQSITAQAILESIKVKMFDILESQDCSVEELAKKLGFIPYKLDSLMELLKENGLVIKNGEKISNSKLSSEFLVSTAPLYQGLAVMLSMEFRENVNESIGEWLKKDVKERKSTDEKWSTQKAMEGTAQEALTGGLQRTVEIISKLPGFSSFKLMGDLGGNHGTYTMSLLDKNPDLSGIICDLPNVIDVAEKRCEQMGYGGRVKGYGFDVHTGELPDEKFDLILTSHFLYCCQDNLESVFQKINHSLVTGGWFVAHHYAKQDSEMSGKTVAALELMTRLCGYHSHFIEGDVLETKLSANGFGNFQQQWTDESSGLLFFAAQKV, translated from the coding sequence ATGAATATTCCGTTTCCTAATGAAAGTTTTACACCGGTCACAGATATTATTCTTCAGAGTATTACTGCTCAGGCAATACTTGAATCTATAAAAGTAAAAATGTTTGATATCTTGGAGTCTCAAGATTGTTCGGTTGAGGAACTTGCTAAGAAACTTGGGTTTATACCTTACAAATTAGATTCGTTAATGGAGTTGCTTAAAGAGAATGGACTAGTCATTAAAAATGGTGAAAAAATTTCAAACTCTAAATTATCCTCGGAATTTTTAGTAAGTACGGCTCCGCTTTACCAAGGATTGGCAGTAATGCTGTCTATGGAATTTCGTGAGAATGTTAATGAATCGATTGGAGAGTGGCTTAAAAAGGATGTAAAAGAGCGGAAATCAACTGATGAAAAATGGTCAACTCAAAAAGCAATGGAAGGAACAGCTCAAGAAGCTCTTACCGGTGGACTACAGCGAACTGTTGAGATTATAAGTAAATTACCAGGTTTTAGTTCTTTTAAATTAATGGGTGATTTAGGTGGTAATCATGGAACTTATACAATGTCATTACTCGATAAGAATCCTGATTTATCGGGAATTATTTGTGATTTACCTAATGTCATAGATGTTGCTGAAAAAAGATGCGAGCAAATGGGATATGGCGGACGTGTTAAGGGATATGGATTTGATGTACATACAGGTGAATTACCTGATGAAAAATTTGATTTAATTTTAACTTCTCATTTTTTGTATTGTTGTCAGGATAACCTTGAGTCTGTATTTCAAAAAATCAATCACTCTTTGGTTACCGGAGGTTGGTTTGTGGCACATCATTACGCAAAGCAGGATAGTGAAATGTCGGGAAAAACAGTTGCTGCACTAGAACTGATGACACGCCTTTGCGGATACCATTCGCATTTTATAGAGGGTGATGTTTTAGAAACAAAGTTGTCAGCAAATGGTTTTGGGAATTTTCAGCAACAATGGACTGATGAAAGTAGCGGACTATTATTTTTTGCTGCTCAAAAGGTCTAA